The Periophthalmus magnuspinnatus isolate fPerMag1 chromosome 15, fPerMag1.2.pri, whole genome shotgun sequence genomic sequence tccctctctttccctcttttccctgtctctctctgtcctatGGGAGGGAAGCTCTCccgtccctctctcactctctctcttttgctttctcctcctcgtcctccctttttcctctcccttctctctctctttcctgatGTGTAAACATTCCTTCTGCAGAACCTTGGAGACTCTGTTTGACCAGAACCAGACTCAACTGACAATGTgttagatgccctcccgtctGACAGTCGCCCTCCCTgtgcctcagatgccctccttatATGTCAGATGGCCTCCTTATGtgttagatgccctccctgtgcccAAAATGCCCTCCTTGTGCAtcggatgccctcccatgctCTGACCTGACGATGAAGGCAGAGCTTGTCTGTTGTAGGAGGTTCCTCTCGGAGAACACGTGCTCCTGCTGTTTGTGTTCTACCACGTGATGTTTCCTGATGCACTTCAGAGCGAACgtcctctcctcatccctcagCTTCACCTGCACACAGACAGgtcatcctctgcacctcctcctcctcctctgaccctctcctcagctcctctgaccatcttctctgctcttctgagcCTCTCCTTTGCtactctgaccctcttctcgtCCTTCAGCTTCACCTGTGCACACACCAGTGATCCTCCAGACCTCTGAGAAGCCTTTGCTCCTCTACTACTCTGCACTGCATCCTCTGTTCATCTGACTCTGATCTTGCCTACCCCACtgtgctcctccctgctcctcgctGCCCCCGTCTGCTTCTGTCTGATCCTCTATGCTcttccctgctcctgtcagctcttccctgctcctccctgctcctgcctgctcctgtctcctcaccaGCTCCACTCGTCCGAAGCCTCCCATGCCCAAAGTCGCGATTAGTTCTAGTTGGTCCAGAGGATGGTCCGGTCTGAGCTGGTCCAGTTTGTCTCTGAGTCTGAGCAGGTCTGAGGACTCGCCTGGATCTGGGTCTGGACTCTGGGGtctaaaggaggaggagggggaggaagaggaggagaaggaagtggAGAGTTTAGTTCAGCTTTTCATTTATCTCACATTATCAAATCAAATTTCCAAagcacatttaaaggtgctgttcAAAGGTGATATAAAGTGTAAATCTGATCAAACTATACTAAATACTGAAGAAAGGAGACATAGAGAACTATGTGAACTGAGAGAATATGGCAGGAGAGGGCTCTAAATCAGTAAAAAGCCTCATGTTTATGCAAATGAGATGCAAATAAACCGTGTGAATTTATTTGCATGTATTTGAGCCATGTTCAGACCTCCTGTTTCTCCTCAGATCATTCAGGGACAGTTCCTCCACGTAGCTCCTCAGATGTTCCTGAAGCTCCTCCAATGTCCCGACCATCTGTGTGAAGCTCCTGGAAAaagaccaggattagactaTTAGgatttagactgggtttagaccgggtttagactgggtttaaacatggtttagttctgctttagttatgctttagtcctgatttagtcttggttcagtcctggtctggtcctggtttagtcttgggttagttctagtctggtcctggtttagtcctggtctagttctagtttagtcctggtctggttctggtttagtcttggtttagtcctggtctagtcctggtttagtcctggtctggttctggtttagttttggtttagtcctggtctgggacTCACTCTCGGTCCAGGACGAGGCATTGTGTGTCGTTCTCAGCACAGATGACATTTGCAGAGCGAACATCCTCACTGCAACAGacaaagagcagaggaagactgagagtatggtgcagaggaggggaatatggtacagaggatgagagtggtgcagaggatgaCAGTACCTGATGAGAGCCTTCTCTCCGAAGTATTCTCCTGTGGTGAGGGTCTTGATCTCCTGAGGTTCAGTGAAGCCCTCAGAGCTCTGAGTCACCAGCACCTGAAGAACATCTGTGTGAACATGAGGACTGtctgaaccacagactgtgtaaagaagaagtctgagtgtgacgtcaccacagcgttcagctccaaatgaagctcatcgaggctagcagttatggcagctaatctggagcacagttccatatttggaagtaTAGCAACTGAAGAGCCGTTCAGGAGCGAAGCTCTGGACGGTAACGGCCCTTCCttcccacaccactggtttaggagGTTAGTCAAACCTGTTACTTACACTAGCAAGaccgacctcggggaaagaaggcagatGATTTCTCtcttactaatgttcatatcttgatttagtaACAAaatcgtgaaataaaaacaccaggatcatgtagagcgggttaatacaaaaattttaagaccaaaataatgagtctgacagcaacagttacagagaggccacagtttttcagtgtaaagtcatttggagccagagtcagtggagctgaaGCAGGCAGGTTAGCTAactccatttatatgtacaggcTATGGTGTGAATACAAGACCTGTGGTTGGtcctgtttaacacacaaaccctgcatatttaggctgagttcttctctcaaacagaaaaggtGGGATTGAAACCAAAGAAAACCTTTACTGACAcagggagaatatgcaaactgcACTTAGACCTAGCCAGGCCCTTGCTGCTGTGAggactaaccactctgccacacctcacctgtcacacctCATCTCACCTGTCAGACCTCACCTGTCCTTTGGCGATGATGAAGAAGgtgtccccctcctccccctcacggATGATGTACTCCCCCCTGTCGTAGTAATCCTGCAGGACacaacaaccaatcagagagcagcacACATGGCACAACAGCCTATCAGACAGCAGGGCACACAAGACAGCGGCTAATCAGAGAGCAGGACATGagacaacagccaatcagagagcagggcACATGaactcagccaatcagagcgtccCTCACCACTTGGAGACAGTCGGCGATCCGAGATAACATGTCCTCAGGCAGGTCCTTCAGAAGAGAcacactgagagagagacaggagcatgaTGCACGTGCAGACAAATGCAGACAGGTGCAGCCAGGGGTGTGGTCTTTACCTGCGCAGGAAGCTGCAGTGTTCCAGGTGGCGCTGTTGAGTTGTTCTCCTCACAATGGACTGAAAACTCTGTCGATCCAAAGCCCAGACCAGAGACTGAGACATGGCTGAAAGAGACCAGAAACTAGATCTAAGACctgaccagagaccagagatcagagaccagaccagaaaccagaccagagatcagatcagaaaccagaccagaaaccaggccagagacctgagaccagaccagcGACCAGAGACCCGAGACCAGGCCAGAatccagagaccagaccagagaccaaccAGAGGCTAGACCAACCATACCTCTGACTGTCGCAGTCCTCTTGCAGTTGTACAAAATGGCCAGTTCTCCAAATGCCGTCCCTGGAAACATTTGCCCCAGAAACTTCCCGCTCTGTTCCACTGCGAGTACTCCCTCTGggaaaatagcacaatattacaataaataTACTACAATACTAGTActatagtacagtgtagtaccTGTGAGTACATAGAGGTACCCCCCTGGCGCCCCCTCTTGTATgacagtgtcctctgcattgtACTCGCTCTGGTACATGTTCTCACTGATCTCCTGAAGAACATTCAGGTCCAGCTCCTTCAGGAAGTCGTTCTGCAGCAGAGCCTCTGTGATCATAACACAGGTCCTGCAGAGAACAGAGAACGTTTAAACAGGAGCACCTGAAACCCACCAGACAGACACCTCCTGTCTGTTCatgcctgcttctgcctgctcctatttgctcctctctgctcctgtcagcacctctctcctcctgtcagttcctgtctgctgctgcttgTTCCTACCTGTACCCTGTCTGCTAATCTCTCCTcgtgtctgctcctgcctgctcctgtctgctcttacCTGCTTTTTTCTgctcctctcagctcctctctgcacctgtcagctcgtctctgctcttgtcagttcctgtctgctcctgtttgctcctgtctgctcctgtctactcctgcctgctcctgcctgctcttgtctcctcctgcctgctactgtctgctcccgtctgctcccgtctgctcctctccactcctGTCAGGTCTCAGAGCGTCAGATGAAAGGTGGAGGGTCTTTGTGTTGATGCTAATCTCTGACGTTCTGGAGGAGCTCATTAGAATTTGAAAAAACCTCTTTAAGATTCAAGTCtgagtttgttttaataattcatgtttttatttaaattatttcacaACAGATGAAGAATCTCAACTGTGACGCCTCCTACAGGGCCCAGAGGGAACTGTTCAATTAATTTTTCCCATTAACtttttcaaaatgtcacatataataTAAGTCTGATTATTGTCTAGAACATGGAGGTTCTCAGCCATAAACACAGTTAATCCTCATATTACAGACCTGTTTTCATGAGTTTctcaaaaagtaaaagtctttaggtcattaattaaaaaggggGAGGAGGATATTATGATGGTACATTTTGGTGCTAttctacaaataaatgaatgagacattgaagatgtttttttttctgttttctcatggttttcattttattaattttattaatttcCAGATTCTCTGATATTTGTGAgtcacaaactcatgagaatccatgtTAAGATATTCTCAGTGTAAGGTTCAGCAGGgggtggaccaatcacagcgcagcaTTGAGGGTTGGGgcggagccaaaggtgaagcgccTAAACAAACCAAATCAAACATGGCGGTGCAGATGAACTTCAGCTGATTttcacagaaacacagaagTCAAGTTTTGTGAAAAATGAGCAGAAGAAGAACTTAGTGTTTTAGTAGAGggaaagtttgatttctggacttctgctgttgtgacactttgaccaatcagattcaagtataaggataaatgtgtagaactgaCATC encodes the following:
- the LOC117382540 gene encoding cGMP-dependent protein kinase 2 isoform X2 codes for the protein MITEALLQNDFLKELDLNVLQEISENMYQSEYNAEDTVIQEGAPGGYLYVLTEGVLAVEQSGKFLGQMFPGTAFGELAILYNCKRTATVRAMSQSLVWALDRQSFQSIVRRTTQQRHLEHCSFLRSVSLLKDLPEDMLSRIADCLQVDYYDRGEYIIREGEEGDTFFIIAKGQVLVTQSSEGFTEPQEIKTLTTGEYFGEKALISEDVRSANVICAENDTQCLVLDRESFTQMVGTLEELQEHLRSYVEELSLNDLRRNRRSEHGSNTYPGESSDLLRLRDKLDQLRPDHPLDQLELIATLGMGGFGRVELVKLRDEERTFALKCIRKHHVVEHKQQEHVFSERNLLQQTSSAFIVRFFRTFRDQKFVYLLLEACLGGELWTVLRDMSYFDESTARFCCGCVLEALEFLHKKNIIYRDLKPENLLLDQNGYLKLTDFGFAKRLVSGRKTWTFCGTPEYVAPEVIMNRGHDSAVDLWAMGILLYELLTGSPPFSGPDPMKIYTSILRGVEKVDFPKKIRKRAEDLIRRLCRLNPMERLGNNKNGINDIKKHKWFQGFNWDGLRRRQLVSPLWRQVSGPTDHSHFDVFPPDTDMPPDELSGWDQDF
- the LOC117382540 gene encoding cGMP-dependent protein kinase 2 isoform X3, with translation MITEALLQNDFLKELDLNVLQEISENMYQSEYNAEDTVIQEGAPGGYLYVLTEGVLAVEQSGKFLGQMFPGTAFGELAILYNCKRTATVRAMSQSLVWALDRQSFQSIVRRTTQQRHLEHCSFLRSVSLLKDLPEDMLSRIADCLQVDYYDRGEYIIREGEEGDTFFIIAKGQVLVTQSSEGFTEPQEIKTLTTGEYFGEKALISEDVRSANVICAENDTQCLVLDRESFTQMVGTLEELQEHLRSYVEELSLNDLRRNRRSEHDPDPGESSDLLRLRDKLDQLRPDHPLDQLELIATLGMGGFGRVELVKLRDEERTFALKCIRKHHVVEHKQQEHVFSERNLLQQTSSAFIVRFFRTFRDQKFVYLLLEACLGGELWTVLRDMSYFDESTARFCCGCVLEALEFLHKKNIIYRDLKPENLLLDQNGYLKLTDFGFAKRLVSGRKTWTFCGTPEYVAPEVIMNRGHDSAVDLWAMGILLYELLTGSPPFSGPDPMKIYTSILRGVEKVDFPKKIRKRAEDLIRRLCRLNPMERLGNNKNGINDIKKHKWFQGFNWDGLRRRQLVSPLWRQVSGPTDHSHFDVFPPDTDMPPDELSGWDQDF
- the LOC117382540 gene encoding cGMP-dependent protein kinase 2 isoform X1, encoding MITEALLQNDFLKELDLNVLQEISENMYQSEYNAEDTVIQEGAPGGYLYVLTEGVLAVEQSGKFLGQMFPGTAFGELAILYNCKRTATVRAMSQSLVWALDRQSFQSIVRRTTQQRHLEHCSFLRSVSLLKDLPEDMLSRIADCLQVDYYDRGEYIIREGEEGDTFFIIAKGQVLVTQSSEGFTEPQEIKTLTTGEYFGEKALISEDVRSANVICAENDTQCLVLDRESFTQMVGTLEELQEHLRSYVEELSLNDLRRNRRSEHGSNTYPDPGESSDLLRLRDKLDQLRPDHPLDQLELIATLGMGGFGRVELVKLRDEERTFALKCIRKHHVVEHKQQEHVFSERNLLQQTSSAFIVRFFRTFRDQKFVYLLLEACLGGELWTVLRDMSYFDESTARFCCGCVLEALEFLHKKNIIYRDLKPENLLLDQNGYLKLTDFGFAKRLVSGRKTWTFCGTPEYVAPEVIMNRGHDSAVDLWAMGILLYELLTGSPPFSGPDPMKIYTSILRGVEKVDFPKKIRKRAEDLIRRLCRLNPMERLGNNKNGINDIKKHKWFQGFNWDGLRRRQLVSPLWRQVSGPTDHSHFDVFPPDTDMPPDELSGWDQDF